The Myxococcaceae bacterium JPH2 nucleotide sequence CTACCGCGAGGCCTACCGCATGGCGGGCGTGAAGGAGCTGGTGGCCGAGGCGGACGTGGTGGTGGCGAAGATGACCACCGCCATCGACTTTCCGCAGGTCGCGGGCTCGCTGCCGCTGACGAGCGGCGACGCGCTCCTCTTCGAGCTGGCCATCCCCGCGCGCGCCGGAGTGGCCGGGCAGACGGTGGCGCAGGTGCGCGCGACGGCGGGGTTTCCTCGCGAGTGCATCTTCATCGCGCTGTTGGATTCGCAGGGCCAGACGGCGCTCCCGGAGGGCAGCACGGTGCTGCGCGGCGGCCACACCGCCATCCTGGTGGCGCGCCGGGCGCAGGTGGCGCAGGCGGTGGAGTTCCTCACCTACGAGCCCGTGCAGGGCACCGGCGTGACGTCCTCGCTGGCGCAGACGCTGCGCAAGGTGGACTTCCTCACCCCGCTCAGCGACGACGAGGTCGAGGCCGTGGCGCGCGGCGCCGAGTTCCTCCCCAAGGCCGCGGGCGAGCAGATCTTCCACCAAGGCGACGCGGGCGAGACGTTCTACGTCGTGCTCACCGGCGAGGTGGCACTCAAGGACAACGTGGGACAGACGGTGTCCACCGTGCCCTCGGGCGGGTTCTTCGGCGAGCTGGCGCTGCTCACCGGAGAGCCCCGCACGGCCACCGCCGTGGCCTCCACCGCGTGCGAGCTGGCCGCGGTGGGCCGCGAGGACTTCCGCGGCGTGGTGATGGCCAACCCCTCCGTGGCGCTGGAGATGAGCCGCATCCTCGGGCAGCGCCTGACGCGCGCGCAGAGCAACGCGCCGACGACGAAGCGCCGCGGCCTGTTCGGCCGCTGACGCGAAGCAGGGCACCGCGCGCCACGCCCGAGGAACTCCGGCGCGCGGATCAGCTCATGCCGCATCGAAGACGCGTGCTCTGAGGCACTCGCGCGCTCAGGCGCCCAGTTGTTCGAGCAGCTGCGTTGCCTGCGCCTGGATGTCGCTGTCGCCCAGGGCCTGGGCCTGCCGTGCGTGGTGGGCCGCGGTGACGGCGTCCACCGACTGCGTGGCCCGCGCGAGGTTCAGGTGCGTGCCCGCGTCCCGAGGATGCGCCGCCAGCGCCCGCTCCAACACCGGCAGGGCGAGCGCGTGCGCGTTCTCCGCCATCAGGAGCGCCGCGAGGTCATTGGCCGGCCCCAGCTCGCGCGGCACGACGCTCACGACCTCTTGCAGGAGCGAGCGCGCCATGTCGCGCTCGCCGAGCGCCGTGCACACCTGCGCCAGCGCGTGGCGCACCTGCCAGCTCGACGGAGCGCCCTGGAGCGCCTCGGCGAAGAGGGCCTTGGCCTCCGCGCCCTGGCCCGCGCTCATCATCGCCACGCCGTGCAGGTAGACGTAGTTGACGTTGGTGGGCTCCAGGCGCCGCAGCTCCTGCACCGCGCGCTTGGCGCCATCCGGGCTGCCCGCGGCGAGGTACAGCTTGAAGAGGTCCTCCAAGGCCGCGCGCTGCGTGGCGCCCTGGGCCTTGTCCAGCACCTGCGTCGCCGTCTGGAGCGCGAGCCCCACGTCGCCCCGCGCCGCGTGCGCGCGCGACAGCATGAGCAGCGGCATGGCCTCCTGGGGCGCCAGCTCCGAGGCCTTCTGGAAGTGCGTCACCGCGGACGACAGGTCCCCGGACTGCATCCCGATGCGCCCCAGCTCGAAGTGGGTGTGGGCGCTGCCCGGCACCACCTCCAGCGCGGACGCGAAGGCCGCCCGAGCGCCGGCCAGGTCCCCCCGCTCGAAGAGGAGCGAGCCCAGGTTGAAGCGCTCGAAGTAGCCCGCGTCCGGCGCGGCGGCCAGCACCTTGAGGGCCTCCAGCGCCTCGGCGTTGCCCGCCTGGGCGCGCAGCATGGCCAGGTGCCCCTGTCCCTCCACGTGGTCCGGCTTGACCTTGAGGAGGCGCAGGACGGCGGCCTCGGCCTCGGCGGCGGCCCCGGTGCTCAGGTGCGTGCGCACGAGCCCCAGGAGACAGTCCACGTCGTGGGGGTCGATGGAGAGGCCCTTCTGGAAGGCCTTCACGGCCTCCTGAGGCACACCCATCTGCAAGAGCCGGCCACCTTCTCGCGCGTGCATCGATGCCATGCCGCGATACCTACCACGCTCCCGCCGCGCCGCTTACTCGGCGGCGCGCGCCCTGGCCGCTTCACCCGCCATCCGCCCGCCCCTCACACCCGCAGCGCGGCGGCGGCGATGCCCGGCACCTTCAGCCAGGAGGGCCCCAGCTCGAACTGGACCAGCCGACGCCCCAGGTCGAGCGCCCCGCGGTGCCCCGGCACCCAGGGCGGGGGCGGCAGGTTCGTCAGGGGCGCGCGCAGCACCGCCTTCTCGATGTCCTCCAGCATCAGGGTGTTGTGCACCCAGCCCAGCCCGCTCTGGATGTCCTGGGGCGTGGACGAGGGGTGGCCGCCCCAGGGCAGGCTGCCCAGCACGTAGCCGGCGGCGGGCCAGGTGTTGATGGCGACCGTGCCGTAGCGCAGCTCGCGCACCGCGCGCTCCACCGCGGCCCGAGCCCGCGCGTCCTGAAGCGTCTTCGGGTGGACGATGAGCGTCGCGTTGAGGGTGCCCCAGACCCTCTCGTTCAGGAAGGGCACCACCGCGTCCAGGAAGGCCACCGGGTCATCGCCCCCGGGCAGGCCCGTCTCGGACAGCACCGTGCACCAGGGCTCCTGGCGGAAGACGCGGTCGTCCAGATGGGTTGGATCCACGCCGGGAATCAGCGCGTAGGGCAGCTCGCCCTCGCCCGCCGAGCCCACCAACCGCAGGCCGCCGCGCCCCTCGGTGAACTGCTTCCAGCGCAGCTCGGCGCCCGGGTAGTACGCGCGGCGCACGGCGGCGCGGCCCAGGCCCGCCTGGATGCCGTCCACGAGCTGCCCCCGCCTCGCCCACCCCGCGGGCTGCACCAGCAGCTTGGCCGCGTTGCAGTTGAACGACGCGTTGTTCGACACCATGCCCGCGATGTCGTTCGCCTGGAAGCGCAGCTCGCCCTCCGAATACGGGCCGGGCACCACCACCACCGGGGACACATTGCCCAGTTCGCTGGAGAGGGGCTTGTTGAGCAGCGGCTCGTTGCGCGCGCGCCGCGCGTCGGACTCGGGCCCCGGAGGTCCCCACACGAGCGCGTCGTGCGTCCGGTCGCTCCCGGTGATGTGGACCTCGGTCACCGCGGGGTGGTGCACCAGCGCCGCGCCCTCTTCCGCGCCGCCGTACACCACCGCGAAGACGTCCTGGTTCGTGAGGACGGAGAAGGCCTCTTCCAGGAAGGGCCCCAGGTAGCCGTTCACCGGGTTCATCTTGAGCACGCACGCGGTGCCCTCGACGAAGAGCTTGTAGAGGCAGTCCAGCGGCGGGATGGAGTTGACGTTGCCCGCGCCCAGCACCGCGCACACCCGACCGCCGTGTGGCTTGCGGTAGAACGAGGCCTGGTGCTCGCGCAGGTTGTCCGCCGTGACGCCCGGCTGGAAGTACACCTCGCCCACGTTGCGCGGCAGGAGCATCCCGTCGAGCGCGTTCATCGGGTACACCCGCGCGGCGAGCCGCCCGTCATCCAGCGTCCGCAGCCGCGAACGGGGGATGACGGGCGCGCCGTGCCGCTGGACGTCCTTCAGCGAGTCCACGAGCTGGCGCAGGTTGCGCAGCACCGGCAGCGGACCGGAGAGCCACTCCTCGCCCGCCAGGGGACTCGCGGGGTCGATGCCCTTGGCCTCGCACGCCGCGCGCACGCTCCGCTCGGCGATGACGCCGTAGGCGCGGCGCAGCTCTTCCAGCAGGGCGATCTTCTCCTTCAGGCCGCGCTTCACCCACGCGCGCGAGCCCTCCTGGACTCGGCGCACCACGGTTTCGAGTGCCTGACTGGAAGTGGACCGCGGAACGGCGACGGACATGGTGACGACCTCCGACGGCATGGGCTCTCCCGAAGGTATAGGAGAAGCCCGCGTCAGGCGTCACGCGGATGCGAGACTTCGTCGTCAGGTGGGCAGTGGTTCGCCCAGGCCCTGGCGGATCGCCTCGTCGATGAGTTCGTACGTCTTCCGGTTCAGCTCGCGGCCCATGGCCTCCTGCTTCTCGCCCAGCTTCTCCTGCTCACGCCCCAGCACCTCCTGCTTCTCGCCGAGCTTCTCCTGCTCACGCCCCAGCGCCTCCTGCTTCTCGCCCAGCTTGGACTGCTCGCGCTCCACCGCCGCCTCCTGCTGGTCCAGCTCCGACTCCTTCTTCGCGAGCTCCGCGTGCCGGCGGTCCCGCTCGCGCTCGTCGGAGAGCTGATCGACGGACGCTTCTTCGATCGCGAGCAGGGCGCGCTTGTGTCCCAGTGCCGCCTGCTTCACGCCGACGGCGGCCTGCTGCTCACCCAGCGCGGCCTGCTGCTGGCCCAGCTCCGCCTGCTGTCGGCCGAGGGCGCCCTGCTTGTCCCCCAGCGCGGACTGCGCGTCCGCGAGCTCCTTCGAGGGCACCGCCGCGTCGCGCATCCGCTTCATGATGCCGTTGTCGCGGATGAGGTACGACTTGCCGCCGCGGCGCACGTAGAGCAGGTCCTTGCCCGGCTGCTTGAAGGTGCGCGCCAGGTTCACGTCGTCCGAGGAGCCCGACATGTTGATGTGGCCATCGGACATGAGGACGTAGCTGTCCTCGTTGTCGTCATCGACCGGGTACCGCGGCGCCGGAGGCGCGGGAGGCGGCACGGGCGCCGTCATCGGAACCACCGCCCGAGGAGGCACCGGCGGCGGAGGAGCCATCGCGAGACGCGGAGGGGCCGGAGGCACGGGAACGGCGAGCGCGCGCGGAGTCACAGGGGTGACCGGGGTCACGGGAGTCACGAGCGCACGCGGCGTGGCCGGAGTCATGGGAGCAGTGAGCGCACGCGGCGTCACCGGAGCCACTGGCGCGGTCGGACTCACCGCGACGACCGGCGTCGCCTGGGTCCGCGTGGAAGCCGGCGTGGGCTCCGCGGGTCGGGCGACCACGGTGACAGGCACCAGCGCCACGGCGCCCAACAATCCCAGTGCCCCCTTCAACCACCGGCGAGAACGAGGGACGACCACATCGACGTGTTCGAGCATGCGAAGCCTCCTGTGCAGTGCGTGGAGATGAGCGGAGGCGCCATTCGCCGCCGCGGTACCGGGAGCCCGTGTGACTCCAAAGGCAATGAGCAGATCGCCGTAGTCCGCGGGCTCGGCGCCCGTGAGGCGGAGGGCCTCGGCGTCACAGGCCTCCTCGCGAGCCAGCGCGTATTCGCGGGCCGCCTGGCGCGCGAGCGGATGGAAGAAGAGGATCGTCTCCGCGAGGGCCGGCACCCAACCCAACCACAGGTCCCCGCGTCGCAAGTGCGCCACCTCGTGAGCGAGCGCCATGCGCAGCACCTCCACCGGCAACGAGCGCACCGCCTTGGACGGGAGCACCACGACCGGAGACCAGAGCCCCGCCGCCAACGGACTCGCCACCTCGTCCGATACGAGCAGCCGAGGCGATGCGCGCAGGCCCGCCTCCGCCGAGAGGAACTCCAACTCCTCCGCGAGCTCCGCGTTCTGGAGCGGCCTCGCGCGCTGGCACATGCGCCGCACGCGCAGCCACGCATTCACCTGCATGCGCACCTGCCAGGCGATGCCCACGGCCCACGCGAGCAGCGCAAGGCCCAGCACGTCCCGCAGCAGCGCCATGCCCCACGCCATGCCCGAGGCTGTCGGAGGAGTCGCACCCATCCGAGGCGCCGAGACCGCGCCGCCCGCGCGCAAGGGAATGACGGGCGCATCCGCGCTCGTGCCCTGCTCCCACCGCGTCACCACGCGCGCGCCCGGCGACACGTCATGGAGCGCAGCGGGCGCCTCCCCCTGCGCGCCTTGAGGACTCGGGCTCGCGACGGGAGTCGGCTCGGCCGACAAGAGGGGCAGCGCCACCGGATGCGGCCAGCCCAGGGACAGCACGAACTTCAGCGCCACCAACCACCACAGCCCCGCGCGCAGCGAGGCGGGCAGGCTCGGCACCACGCGCAGCACCGCCCAGACGAGCAGCGCGCACACCGCGCCCTGCCACGACGCACGCCACAACCCTTCCCAGAGCAGGCCCATGGCTCACTCCTTCCGCTTCTTCTGCCGCAGCCGCGCCACGACGTCCTGGAGCTGCTTCAGCTCCTCGTCGGTCACATCCTCGGCCTCGGACAGATAGGTGACGAAGGGGGACAGGGAGCCGGAGAGCTGCCGCTCCACGAAGTCCCCCACCACGCCCCGCAGCAGCTCGCCCGCGGGCACCGGCGAGACGTACTGGAAGACCCCTTCCACCTTGCGGCGCGTCAGGTAGCCCTTCAGCCGCAGCCGCTCCATCATCGTCAGGATGGTGGAGCGCGCCAGCCCCTGCGCCTCACCGAAGCGCTCGGCCACCTCGCCGACCGTCGCCGGTCCGTGCTCCGCCACATGCCGGAGCACCGCCAGCTCCTGCTCTCCCACGGGTTTCTTCATCGGGGCCTCGCGTGACGACATCTGTAGTCACGGCGAAAAGTACGCGTGACTACAGCCGTAGTCAAGAGGCCCTGCCGCGAGCGGGCTACAGCGACGCGGGCTGTCCGGGGGTGAGCACGCGCAGCCGGGAGTCTCCAGCGAAGGCGGCGCGCACCTCGGGCTCCTCGGAGAGCGGCTCGAAGGTGCCGAAGTGCATGGGGATGATGAGGGAGGGCCGGAAGTATTTGCGCACGGCGAGCGCGGCCGTCTTGGGGTTCATGCCCCAGCGACCGCCGCCCACGTTGAGCAGCAGGATGTCGGGGTGGAACAGCTCCTGGATGAGGGCCATGTCCCCGAAGAGCCACGAGTCCCCCGTGTGGTACAGCGAGCGCCCATCCGCGAACGTGAGCACGTAGCCCAGGGGCCGGCCTCCGGCTTCGCTCGAGTGCATGGCGGGCACCACGTTCACCGTCACATCTCCGAGCTGGAACGTGCCCCCCACGTTGACGCTGTGCTGCCGCGCCTCGGGGATCTTCATGGCGCGCAGGTGCTCGCCGGTGGCCACCACGGGCGCACCGGTCATCCACGCGAGCGCCGGCACGTCGTCCGCGTGGTCACCATGCGAGTGGGTGACGAGGATGGCGGTGGGCCGCTCGCGCGTGAAGCGCGTCACGTCCTTCCAGGCGGGCGGCGTCTCGGGGTTCTCCTTCAGCCACGGGTCAATGAGAAGCCGCGTGCCTCCGGGCGAGACGACCTCGAAGGCCGCGTGTCCCAACCAGGTCACCTGCACCGGTGTGCGGGGCGGCGCGGGAGTGGCAGGCGGCGCGGCGAGAGCGGAGAGGGACACGCAACAGAAGACGAGCCACGCGGGCCCGGACAGGGAAGCACGCATTCGAATCACCTCGGAGAGCGCGGCCGCGCGAACGACGCGGCGCGAGAGTCCAGCGCTCCCGGAGATAGGCGGGCCGCGGCGTGCGCCGCTTGGGCGTTATTGACGTGCGCGGGCGTACTGGCCCGGCGTGAGGCCCACGATGCGCTTGAAGTGGCGGTTGAGCTGGCTCTGGTCGTAGAGCCCCACCTCCAGCGCGACGTCGCCCGCGGGACGCCCCCGGGCAAGCAGCACGCGGGCCCGCGCCACGCGCAGGTGCGTGAGGTACTCGTGCGGCGGCAGACCGAACTCCGCCCGGAACTGGCGCAGCAGGTGGAAGCGGTTCAGCCCCACCGCGGACGACAGCGCCTCCAAGCCCACGGCGTCCGTGAAGCGCGCGTGCAGGAAGTCCCGCGCGCGGCGCATCGCGGGATGATGACGCGCGTCACCCGTCTCCGAGGGAGCCTCCTCGGCGTACTCGCGCAGCATCGCCTCGACCGTTTCGGCCAGCGCCGACTCCGCCTCGAGCGGCCCGACGTCCGCATCCGAGAGCACGGCGCGGAGCTTCACCAGCGCGGCCTCGGTGTGTCCTGTGCCTCGCGTGAGCACTTCGCGGAACGCGAGGGGTGCGCGCAGGCCCAACATCCGCGCCGCGTTCTCCACGAGCGTGGGCTCGAACGAGAGGGACAGCGCCGTCACGGGGGCATGCACGCGAAGGTCGCGGTGCACCTCGCCGGGCTGCTTGAGCTTCAGCCGCCCCGGCCCCTGCGTCCAGACGCGCTTGCGGTACCAGAAGTCGAAGGCGCCCGCGTCCGTCGCCAGCAGCGCGTAGCGCGTGGAGTGTCCCGCCCACAGCCGGACGTCCTCCTCCACGCGAGTCACCTCCACGCCGGGAAGGAGCGCGGGGCGCCACGTGCGCAGCGAGCCCGCGGACACCGCTGCGCGAATCGCCTGGATGCGGCCCATGGTGTCAGTGGCGCGCGAAGTCCACGCCCACGCCCGCGCCCGCGCTCACCCCGCGCACCAGCGTCCCATCCGGCTGCGGGAAGTGCACCGTGTTGCCCGCGGCCCAGAGGTACAGCGCGGGGAGGATGCGCTGACGTCCCTCGATGCCCACCGAGTAGCGAGGCGCCGAGCCCAGTCCCATCACCACCACCCGCGCGATGCCTCGCGACTTGCCCCCGGGCGTGCTGAAGCTCAGCGACAGGTCCGCGTCCGTGCGGCCGAAGGCGAAGTACTCCACCGAGCCGCTCGCCACCACCTCGGTGGAGTCCGTCGCGGAGCCACGCGCCATGGACACCTCCAGGTAGCCCGAGAAGTCCTCGGGCAGGTCCTCGCGCGCCGCCGGCTCCTGGGACAGGCCCTGCGCGGAGAAGCGCGCCAGCTCGTAACCCGCGCCGAAGAAGCCGAACCGGAAGCCACCACCCTGGCGGCGCCCCTGGATGGTGGTGCTGATCTGCGTCCCCTTGAACGTCCCCTCGAAGGCGAGCCCGAGCAGCCCACCCAGGTCCTGTGAATCGCCATTGAG carries:
- a CDS encoding NAD-binding protein yields the protein MRIVIAGGGRVGSVLAARLVDEQHAVTVIERDPATCTRLFEEVGVVTVCGDATNPKTLEAAGIGSADIAAGVLARDSENLAFAMLARSVSSARVMVRMLDTSYREAYRMAGVKELVAEADVVVAKMTTAIDFPQVAGSLPLTSGDALLFELAIPARAGVAGQTVAQVRATAGFPRECIFIALLDSQGQTALPEGSTVLRGGHTAILVARRAQVAQAVEFLTYEPVQGTGVTSSLAQTLRKVDFLTPLSDDEVEAVARGAEFLPKAAGEQIFHQGDAGETFYVVLTGEVALKDNVGQTVSTVPSGGFFGELALLTGEPRTATAVASTACELAAVGREDFRGVVMANPSVALEMSRILGQRLTRAQSNAPTTKRRGLFGR
- a CDS encoding tetratricopeptide repeat protein; protein product: MASMHAREGGRLLQMGVPQEAVKAFQKGLSIDPHDVDCLLGLVRTHLSTGAAAEAEAAVLRLLKVKPDHVEGQGHLAMLRAQAGNAEALEALKVLAAAPDAGYFERFNLGSLLFERGDLAGARAAFASALEVVPGSAHTHFELGRIGMQSGDLSSAVTHFQKASELAPQEAMPLLMLSRAHAARGDVGLALQTATQVLDKAQGATQRAALEDLFKLYLAAGSPDGAKRAVQELRRLEPTNVNYVYLHGVAMMSAGQGAEAKALFAEALQGAPSSWQVRHALAQVCTALGERDMARSLLQEVVSVVPRELGPANDLAALLMAENAHALALPVLERALAAHPRDAGTHLNLARATQSVDAVTAAHHARQAQALGDSDIQAQATQLLEQLGA
- a CDS encoding aldehyde dehydrogenase family protein, which codes for MSVAVPRSTSSQALETVVRRVQEGSRAWVKRGLKEKIALLEELRRAYGVIAERSVRAACEAKGIDPASPLAGEEWLSGPLPVLRNLRQLVDSLKDVQRHGAPVIPRSRLRTLDDGRLAARVYPMNALDGMLLPRNVGEVYFQPGVTADNLREHQASFYRKPHGGRVCAVLGAGNVNSIPPLDCLYKLFVEGTACVLKMNPVNGYLGPFLEEAFSVLTNQDVFAVVYGGAEEGAALVHHPAVTEVHITGSDRTHDALVWGPPGPESDARRARNEPLLNKPLSSELGNVSPVVVVPGPYSEGELRFQANDIAGMVSNNASFNCNAAKLLVQPAGWARRGQLVDGIQAGLGRAAVRRAYYPGAELRWKQFTEGRGGLRLVGSAGEGELPYALIPGVDPTHLDDRVFRQEPWCTVLSETGLPGGDDPVAFLDAVVPFLNERVWGTLNATLIVHPKTLQDARARAAVERAVRELRYGTVAINTWPAAGYVLGSLPWGGHPSSTPQDIQSGLGWVHNTLMLEDIEKAVLRAPLTNLPPPPWVPGHRGALDLGRRLVQFELGPSWLKVPGIAAAALRV
- a CDS encoding biotin transporter BioY, whose translation is MGLLWEGLWRASWQGAVCALLVWAVLRVVPSLPASLRAGLWWLVALKFVLSLGWPHPVALPLLSAEPTPVASPSPQGAQGEAPAALHDVSPGARVVTRWEQGTSADAPVIPLRAGGAVSAPRMGATPPTASGMAWGMALLRDVLGLALLAWAVGIAWQVRMQVNAWLRVRRMCQRARPLQNAELAEELEFLSAEAGLRASPRLLVSDEVASPLAAGLWSPVVVLPSKAVRSLPVEVLRMALAHEVAHLRRGDLWLGWVPALAETILFFHPLARQAAREYALAREEACDAEALRLTGAEPADYGDLLIAFGVTRAPGTAAANGASAHLHALHRRLRMLEHVDVVVPRSRRWLKGALGLLGAVALVPVTVVARPAEPTPASTRTQATPVVAVSPTAPVAPVTPRALTAPMTPATPRALVTPVTPVTPVTPRALAVPVPPAPPRLAMAPPPPVPPRAVVPMTAPVPPPAPPAPRYPVDDDNEDSYVLMSDGHINMSGSSDDVNLARTFKQPGKDLLYVRRGGKSYLIRDNGIMKRMRDAAVPSKELADAQSALGDKQGALGRQQAELGQQQAALGEQQAAVGVKQAALGHKRALLAIEEASVDQLSDERERDRRHAELAKKESELDQQEAAVEREQSKLGEKQEALGREQEKLGEKQEVLGREQEKLGEKQEAMGRELNRKTYELIDEAIRQGLGEPLPT
- a CDS encoding BlaI/MecI/CopY family transcriptional regulator yields the protein MKKPVGEQELAVLRHVAEHGPATVGEVAERFGEAQGLARSTILTMMERLRLKGYLTRRKVEGVFQYVSPVPAGELLRGVVGDFVERQLSGSLSPFVTYLSEAEDVTDEELKQLQDVVARLRQKKRKE
- a CDS encoding metal-dependent hydrolase translates to MRASLSGPAWLVFCCVSLSALAAPPATPAPPRTPVQVTWLGHAAFEVVSPGGTRLLIDPWLKENPETPPAWKDVTRFTRERPTAILVTHSHGDHADDVPALAWMTGAPVVATGEHLRAMKIPEARQHSVNVGGTFQLGDVTVNVVPAMHSSEAGGRPLGYVLTFADGRSLYHTGDSWLFGDMALIQELFHPDILLLNVGGGRWGMNPKTAALAVRKYFRPSLIIPMHFGTFEPLSEEPEVRAAFAGDSRLRVLTPGQPASL
- a CDS encoding helix-turn-helix transcriptional regulator codes for the protein MGRIQAIRAAVSAGSLRTWRPALLPGVEVTRVEEDVRLWAGHSTRYALLATDAGAFDFWYRKRVWTQGPGRLKLKQPGEVHRDLRVHAPVTALSLSFEPTLVENAARMLGLRAPLAFREVLTRGTGHTEAALVKLRAVLSDADVGPLEAESALAETVEAMLREYAEEAPSETGDARHHPAMRRARDFLHARFTDAVGLEALSSAVGLNRFHLLRQFRAEFGLPPHEYLTHLRVARARVLLARGRPAGDVALEVGLYDQSQLNRHFKRIVGLTPGQYARARQ